CAAAAGTGGCTTGCGTCGCGTTAACAAAATGCTAAAATCAAGTCATGAAACAGCTGCATCACGACGAAAACGGGAAATTTTGTTCCCTTAACTCAAAACCACTGGCGAAGAAAGTCATCGGTGTTAGGCTGCCAGTGGACGTAGATGAAGCTGTGCGAAAACTAGCTGGTAATGAGCTAAGTGATTGGGTTCGACAAGCAGTCATAGAAAAATATGAACGAGAGCAGCAAATCTCTGCATAAGGTACGATTTCCGTTGTAGTTACCTTGCTTGCTAACTTAACTTAGTCAAGTTTTACTCTAAATGCATCAGGTGCGACAGGATCTATCGCTGAAAAAATTTGAGAAACTGAGTGCATCGGGCGTTCGCGCTTTGTTACTAAAGCCAGAACAGCCAACACTCGCATGAACGATTGCTCCGAAATCCTCTGACAACTAGTCGTCAAGAAAGACGGCGACAAGTACGCAGCTAGTACTCTTTCTGGTAGCTGCTCTGTTACCTCCAGTTCCCCGATCAATGCCGTGATGAATTGGGGTTTTCGGGTGTGTGATGGGATCAAAAAGTATCGCAATAACGAAATTAGCTTCGAGTATTTCATGCAAAGGCTAGGCGTAAGCGAAGCCGAAGCTAGGCTGATACTCGACAGCCAAGAAATTATCGAGTTAAGCGACGAGCGACTGCAACTAGATCGATTGCTTCGAGACAAATGAATTTAGAAGATGCTAAATATTAAATGCTTCAGCTCTACAGTGGTAGCAACAGACGTTTTGGAGGAAAAAGAACTGTGCTTTCCCCAATGCAAAGCCTAAAGAAAGGGATTGGAGCACCAATTGTCGAGCTATCCTAAAGGCAGGAAAAGATACTCAGCCTATAGCTCTATATGAAACTATCAATCGAACTTGAGATCGAAGAGGACGGCAGATTCATTGCTGCTGTCCCAGAAATACCAGGAGTACTCGTCTACGGCTTCACTCAACAGGAGGCAATCGCGAAAGCACAAGCTCTCGCTTTACGGGTACTGGCAGAGCAGGTAGAGCATGGTGAAGCGACTCAGCAGCTCCTAACGCTGTTTCGACTACCCCCAGAGCTGGCAACAGAGTCAATTGCATCGACATCGACATGAGCCAGTGGAGCGCTACTAAGTCCAGGCGCGTGCTTGCCGCCCTATTCCGAATTGGTTGGAGTGTCAAGCCGTGAGACAGCCTCCTCTCATAAAATTCTTCAGCGCGATGGCTGGACTGATGTCGTGTTTGCTTTTCACGACGAGGA
The DNA window shown above is from Chroococcidiopsis sp. SAG 2025 and carries:
- a CDS encoding type II toxin-antitoxin system HicB family antitoxin; this encodes MKLSIELEIEEDGRFIAAVPEIPGVLVYGFTQQEAIAKAQALALRVLAEQVEHGEATQQLLTLFRLPPELATESIASTST